The Cyclopterus lumpus isolate fCycLum1 chromosome 12, fCycLum1.pri, whole genome shotgun sequence genome window below encodes:
- the ptpn13 gene encoding tyrosine-protein phosphatase non-receptor type 13 isoform X2, with protein sequence MHVSLAEALEVRGGPLQEEEVWAVLSQSAESLQELFHKDPTNMGFIISPWSLLLMPSGNISFTDEYVTEQDLRAFTAPEVLGGASLTSISDIEKMHMYSLGMTLFWGADFEIPQSQPMKLGEHLNSLLLNMCDDVTLSRMSLRTVLDICSKHIRNSSCDPPFSNIRKLVRLVLGSLSQLDGLLTDRESLPERSKEIRERLRGKGLPSGRSAAPRVLERYRARSQEQTSLNRGLSRSMGSLPIQELLKREEGAVLQYPPSYHRPNSESPTEFYPKPPSIQHQHSYPYLHPLHPQQKGRPVELDRRSLPFHSVDLGPGQARKNWASSVDLACIDPEALRFGALEDARRGSSAISTHSIGRHKSPLWASRERDSPFSEFGGLKSRKPHHHSALSVGSGLTGAYDRIKERQRKLQVLRQAVDDPVHNQQRYHSDYSSSSESPSVTSSDLDYRQAKKPSEVRRFSSQLALSSEHDALSLTGHNTHRHRLYEGAADEGLVGAELLLQRQEEEVQRLQAHLASRLSRANLYPTDDPLAPHRTSMLDLRDPLFTSSVPLRKPKNFHGPEFVKMASEPCVALSVPSSIMRGKVEEVQRKVGVVLLNGQKLELSCDIKAVCKDVLDMVVAHIGLVEHHLFGLAYLRDDEFFFVEPDAKLSKVAPEGWKEDPKKKKSDVPFNLFLRIKFFIDDVNLIQHAMTKHQCYLQLRKDILEERMRCDTDNAMLLASLALQAEFSDYQPELHGKTYFRLEHYVPVSVLDKVDQTTIKEELPKLHSNYYGASDSEAELEFLKVSQRLTEYGVHFHRVLPEKRSQTGIMLGVYSKGVHIFEVLNGNRTPVLRFPWRETKKISFVKKKICLQNTSDGIKHLFQTDSNKTCQYLLQLCSDQHKFHLQMKARQNNQELQDLENSPLGSFQYSLDPRSGDMMGGTVNSGSLAPSLSTRSNPDHLKRISYSEVALHKATSGTILVQDELHFPGFNPVASAALSNPRIMSRSHHNLGQMPESPEHRPAESYHGQHSRLSQPPPGQVASYFQQHQRASSDTDSLLPQQDKSFSTVSQSRSAWSLSKSSSSTEETGQAYVVGVSMHSSSVPSTPASVNDSLKKKLIALPSPEREITTVNLKKDVKYGLGFQVVGGENSGRMDLGTIISSITPGSPADVNGCLKPGDRLISVNDVNLDGLSHTTAIDILQNAPDDVTLVVLQPKDSLYKESSSGYVPHQAKSALKALNSGQRREPDFENSSEEQAGTGSSPLHSAGAPSSTSSLIHQHPSLSFQDSRTSSVAKVSPLPANSVQQCLERSTAAAAAATVVQRHRPEPNMALDPAPPALPPKTRKAKVAEAPKVSEHSDWGDSDMDEETYSSSQEKLKVKKEHIMESLNGNAPGVNSLCPGELFDVELSKKDSSLGISVTVLFGKGGINTTVRHGGVYVKAIIPKGAADLDGRIQKGDRVVAVNGNSLEGATHQQAVEVLRETGQTVHLLLEKGQPPSDSVHAPLTPLCCRPTAASDQDQTKNKEQPLEVKEKPEYSFITRDNVFDVRLLKNTSGLGFSFSREESIPEESPSSSMVRVKKLFPGQPAAESGRINVGDVIMRVNQTPLKGLSQHEVISALRGTGQEVTLLLCRPEYGVLPEMDTSALTPMPSPRKELVTQAESSLSFGRAKSPPGSQGKRSQVLVDDALERLLLRTPGRHNSYSDSTDGDEEVEEAFSTSPVEHSRQTWERSVYHTPSSNLGLGRYDSTGQLDDTINSAFYSPNLSMTRSDHSKRCPPSPVTSDLESSTLHMVSSPTAPSPDPLPPPLPLPLNLTLFSNGQDIEDFVPEVELKVSLVKSEKGSLGFTLTKGNDHGCYIHDIVQDPAKGDGTLRPGDRMIMVNNTDVSNMGHTEVVNLVRAAPRVVDLVVGRVLEAPKPPIEAHLLPDIDFKGSQEPLGLVLDGGCDSVYDVLFVKDIVPGSMAFEEGSLRTLDLIHYINGAPTQDLTLSESTRLMDLSLDDLTLKATRDGKPVSPGQKSVSFLNNNVSPKVSSSMNGFLKGEDPSDTESLAALCPSEEEIIHLDLEKLQAGGLGFSVIGGERGIFVKSITPGGIAESSRKLQVGDRLLKVNEELMTGVSHTKAVTTIRKAKGLVHLIVSRPPDQNPNTYLSYLPINSDKCNGNTDLSEDSGAKTQPFPLRNELKRVGCPAIPPIDYEDDPLGHKRETEHSAELSEDTDCDGSSLPEDSPESSRKVEVEDDPRSENYLQMSVGQPEEDEITWGSDELPIENMNSESRDDGPIITEDELTSLPLIKVVPDGQYTGPQLNTVVRMMRGLLEQKVPLQEFENLQNLQPLDDCLIGQTKENKKKNRYKNIVPFDTTRVVLGRDGGYINANFINMSVKDENYMYIACQGPLPTTLGDFWQMVWEQKSNVIAMMTQEVEGGKVKCQRYWPDTPRTAEMVDDRLQITLIKDQYLDNFVIRLIEVKDVQTNEIQRVTHLNYTGWPDHGTPSQPEQLLTFISYMRHVHRSGPIVSHCSAGIGRSGTLICIDVVLGLISKDADFDLSDVVRNMRLQRQGMIQTEEQYVFCYQVILYVLRCLQAEENISG encoded by the exons ATGCATGTGTCTCTGGCAGAAGCCTTGGAGGTTCGAGGAGGTCcgctccaggaggaggaggtctgggCGGTGCTCAGCCAGAGTGCTGAGAGCCTCCAAGAACTCTTTCACAAAG ACCCTACAAACATGGGCTTCATCATCTCTCCCTGGTCCCTCCTGCTCATGCCCTCTGGCAACATCTCCTTCACGGACGAGTATGTCACCGAGCAGGATTTAAGAGCCTTCACAGCACCAGAGGTCCTGGGAGGGGCCTCCTTGACTTCCATATCTGACATAGAGAAG ATGCACATGTACTCTCTGGGGATGACCCTGTTCTGGGGAGCAGACTTTGAGATCCCCCAAAGTCAG CCAATGAAGTTGGGGGAACACCTGAACAGCCTGCTACTCAAcatgtgtgatgatgtcacattGAGTCGAATGTCGCTGCGCACGGTGCTGGACATCTGCAGCAAACACATAAGAAACTCCAGTTGTGACCCTCCCTTCTCTAATATCAGAAAACTGGTCCGGTTGGTACTGGGCAGTCTTTCCCAG CTGGACGGTCTGCTGACTGATAGAGAGTCTCTTCCGGAACGGAGTAAGGAGATTCGGGAGAGGCTTAGGGGAAAGGGCTTGCCCTCAG GGAGGAGTGCCGCCCCCAGGGTTCTGGAGCGCTACAGAGCCAGGAGTCAGGAGCAGACGTCACTTAATCGAGGCCTCAGTCGATCCATGGGCTCTCTGCCAATCCAGGAACTGTtgaagagggaagagggggcAGTCCTACAGTATCCCCCGTCTTACCATCGGCCCAACTCTGAATCCCCCACGGAATTCTACCCCAAACCCCCCTCGATCCAACACCAGCACTCTTATCCCTATCTGCACCCCCTTCACCCCCAGCAAAAGGGCCGTCCCGTGGAACTGGACCGGAGATCTTTACCCTTCCACAGTGTGGACTTGGGCCCTGGTCAGGCAAGGAAGAACTGGGCTTCCTCTGTGGACTTGGCTTGCATTGACCCAGAGGCTCTTCGTTTTGGGGCCTTGGAAGATGCACGGAGGGGCAGCAGTGCCATAAGTACGCACTCCATAGGCAGGCACAAATCTCCCTTGTGggcatccagggagagggattcTCCCTTCTCTGAGTTTGGTGGGCTGAAGAGTAGGAAGCCTCATCACCACTCGGCCCTGTCGGTGGGCTCGGGTCTCACCGGCGCCTATGACAGGataaaggagagacagaggaaactTCAGGTGCTAAGGCAAGCAGTGGATG ACCCAGTTCACAACCAACAGAGGTACCACAGTGATTACAGTTCATCCAGTGAAAGCCCCTCAGTGACCTCCTCTGATCTAGACTACAGACAAG CTAAGAAACCCAGCGAGGTCAGAAGGTTTAGCTCCCAGCTGGCACTTTCCTCTGAACATGATGCCCTGTCGCTGACGggtcacaacacacacaggcacag GCTGTATGAGGGGGCAGCTGATGAAGGCCTGGTTGGAGCAGAGCTGCTTCTccagaggcaggaggaggaggtgcagcggCTCCAGGCCCACCTGGCCAGCAGGCTGTCCAGGGCCAACCTCTACCCCACAGACGACCCCCTGGCCCCACATCGCACCTCCATGCTCGACCTTCGAGACCCCCTCTTCACCTCTTCTGTACCACTTCGCAAACCCAAG AACTTCCATGGGCCTGAGTTTGTGAAGATGGCCAGTGAGCCCTGTGTTGCCTTATCTGTCCCCTCTTCAATAATG CGTGGCAAGGTGGAGGAAGTGCAGAGGAAGGTCGGTGTGGTGCTGCTGAATGGCCAAAAGCTGGAGCTGAGCTGTGACATCAAGGCAGTTTGTAAAGACGTTCTTGATATGGTGGTTGCCCACATAGGGCTGGTGGAGCACCATCTCTTCGGCCTCGCATACCTCAGAG atgaTGAGTTTTTCTTTGTTGAGCCGGATGCCAAACTGTCCAAAGTGGCCCCagagggatggaaggaggatcctaagaagaagaaatctgATGTGCCTTTCAATCTTTTCTTGCGCATCAAGTTCTTCATTGATGACGTCAACCTCATACA GCACGCTATGACCAAACATCAGTGCTACTTACAGCTGAGGAAGGATATCTTGGAGGAGAGGATGCGCTGTGACACAGACAACGCCATGCTGTTGGCTTCACTGGCACTGCAGGCTGAATTTAGTGACTACCAACCTGAG CTCCATGGGAAGACCTACTTCAGACTGGAGCACTACGTCCCGGTGTCCGTCCTGGATAAAGTGGACCAGACGACCATCAAGGAGGAGCTGCCGAAGCTTCACAGCAACTACTATGGAGCGTCTGACTCTGAGGCAGAGTTGGAGTTTCTCAAG GTGAGTCAGAGGCTGACAGAGTATGGGGTCCATTTCCATCGGGTGCTTCCTGAGAAGCGGTCCCAGACGGGCATCATGCTGGGTGTGTACTCCAAGGGGGTGCACATCTTCGAGGTGCTTAACGGAAATCGTACCCCAGTGCTAAGGTTCCCCTGGAGGGAGACGAAAAAGATTTCCTTTGTA aaaaagaagatttgCCTCCAGAACACGTCAGATGGGATTAAGCACCTGTTTCAGACGGACAGCAATAAGACCTGTCAGTATCTGCTCCAGCTCTGCTCTGATCAGCACAAGTTCCACCTCCAGATGAAGGCCCGCCAGAACAACCAGGAGCTTCAAGACCTAG AGAACAGCCCCTTGGGCAGTTTCCAGTATTCCCTTGATCCTCGTAGTGGAGACATGATGGGGGGGACGGTAAACTCGGGCAGCCTGGCCCCCAGCTTATCGACACGCTCCAACCCGGACCACCTCAAGAGGATCTCCTACTCAGAAGTGGCCCTCCACAAGGCAACGTCTGGCACAATATTGGTCCAAGATGAGCTTCACTTTCCAGGTTTCAATCCAGTGGCCTCAGCGGCCCTTTCCAATCCGCGGATAATGAGCCGCTCCCACCACAACCTGGGCCAAATGCCAGAGTCTCCAGAGCACCGGCCGGCAGAGTCATATCATGGACAGCACAGCAGACTGAGTCAGCCACCACCCGGCCAAGTGGCCTCTTACTTCCAGCAACACCAGCGAGCCAGCTCAGACACAGACTCCCTCTTGCCCCAACAGGACAA ATCTTTTAGCACGGTGTCCCAAAGCAGATCAGCCTGGAGTCTCAGCAAgtcctcttcctccacagaGGAGACTGGCCAAGCATATGTAGTAG GTGTCAGTATGCACAGTTCCTCTGTGCCTTCAACGCCAGCCTCTGTTAACG ATTCACTCAAGAAAAAGCTCATTGCCTTACCatctccagagagagagatcacGACTGTAAACCTGAAGAAAGATGTGAAATATGGCCTGG gGTTCCAGGTTGTTGGAGGAGAGAACTCTGGTCGGATGGACCTTGGCACCATCATTAGCTCCATTACTCCTGGAAGTCCTGCTGACGTCAATGGCTGCCTCAAACCTG GTGACCGGCTGATCTCAGTGAATGATGTGAACCTAGATGGGCTCTCTCATACCACCGCGATTGACATCCTCCAAAATGCTCCCGACGATGTAACTCTGGTGGTGCTGCAGCCCAAAGACAGCCTCTACAAAG AATCTTCTTCAGGCTATGTTCCCCATCAAGCCAAGTCTGCATTAAAGGCTCTAAACTCTGGCCAGAGACGAGAACCAGACTTTGAGAACTCGTCAGAGGAGCAGGCGGGAACAGGAAGCTCTCCTCTCCACAGCGCTGGTGCACCGtcatccacctcctccctcatccaCCAGCACCCCAGCCTCAGTTTTCAGGACTCCAGGACAAGCAGCGTTGCTAAAGTCAGCCCACTCCCTGCAAATAGTGTTCAGCAGTGCCTAGAAAGATCCACAgccgctgctgcagctgcaaccGTCGTCCAACGTCACAGACCAGAACCTAACATGGCTTTGGATCCTGCGCCACCGGCTCTGCCACCCAAAACTAGAAAAGCTAAAGTGGCAGAAGCTCCCAAAGTTTCCGAGCACTCTGACTGGGGCGATTCAGACATGGATGAGGAGACTTATTCCAGTAGTCAAGAGAAACTCAAAGTCAAAAAG GAACACATCATGGAAAGTTTAAATGGTAATGCCCCAGGGGTCAATAGTCTCTGTCCAGGAGAACTATTTGACGTTGAGCTGTCTAAAAAAGACAGCAGCCTGGGCATAAGTGTCACGGTACTGTTCGGCAAG GGAGGAATCAACACGACTGTTCGCCATGGAGGCGTCTACGTCAAAGCCATCATACCGAAAGGAGCTGCCGACCTCGACGGAAGGATACAGAAAG GTGATCGTGTGGTGGCTGTCAATGGAAACAGTCTGGAGGGAGCCACTCATCAGCAAGCGGTAGAAGTTCTCCGAGAAACAGGGCAG ACAGTGCACTTGTTGCTGGAGAAGGGTCAGCCGCCTTCGGACAGTGTCCACGCTCCCCTCACGCCTCTGTGCTGTCGGCCAACTGCAGCCAGCGACCAAGACCAGACCAAGAATAAAGAGCAGCCACTTGAGGTCAAGGAAAAGCCAGAGTACAGCTTTATTACACGAG ACAATGTGTTTGACGTGCGTCTGCTGAAGAACACATCAGGTCTGGGCTTCAGTTTCAGTCGGGAGGAGAGCATCCCTGAGGAATCCCCCAGTTCCAGCATGGTGCGGGTTAAAAAGCTGTTTCCTGGCCAACCAGCTGCAGAGAGCGGTCGCATCAACGTGGGCGACGTCATCATGCGGGTCAATCAGACCCCCCTCAAAGGACTCTCGCAACAT GAGGTGATATCTGCCTTGCGAGGAACAGGACAGGAGGTGACTCTGCTCCTCTGTAGACCTGAATATGGGGTTCTACCTGAAATGGACACTTCAGCTTTG ACGCCCATGCCATCTCCGCGAAAGGAGCTGGTGACCCAGGCAGAGTCCAGCCTGAGCTTCGGCAGGGCAAAGTCTCCTCCAGGTTCACAGGGCAAGAGGAGTCAGGTCCTCGTGGACGACGCCCTGGAGAGGCTGCTGCTCAGAACCCCCGGCCGACACAACAGCTACAGCGACAGCACTGatggggatgaggaggtggaagaaGCCTTCAGCACAAGCCCTGTGGAGCACAGCAGGCAAACTTGGGAGCGGAGTGTGTACCACACCCCCAGCAGCAACCTGGGGCTGGGACGCTACGACAGCACTGGTCAACTGGACGACACCATCAACTCAGCCTTCTACTCCCCAAACCTGTCGATGACAAGATCGGACCACAGCAAGAG GTGTCCTCCATCCCCCGTGACCTCTGATCTGGAGTCATCCACCCTGCATATGGTGTCCTCCCCCACTGCCCCAAGCCCGGATCCCCTGCCTCCTCCACTGCCTCTGCCGTTAAACCTCACCCTGTTCAGCAATGGACAGGACATAGAGGACTTTGTCCCG GAGGTAGAGCTAAAGGTCTCCTTGGTGAAGTCGGAAAAGGGCAGCCTGGGCTTCACCCTCACAAAAGGTAACGATCATGGATGTTACATCCATGACATCGTCCAGGATCCAGCCAAAGGAGACGGAACTCTCAGGCCCGGGGACCGGATGATTATG gtgaACAACACCGATGTGAGCAATATGGGCCACACCGAGGTGGTCAATCTTGTGCGTGCGGCCCCTCGTGTGGTTGACTTGGTGGTAGGGAGAGTCCTGGAGGCTCCCAAGCCCCCCATAGAAGCCCATCTGCTGCCTGACATCGACTTCAAGGGCAGCCAAGAACCACTGG GTTTGGTACTGGATGGTGGCTGTGACAGTGTATATGATGTCTTGTTTGTGAAAGACATTGTTCCCGGTTCAATGGCCTTTGAGGAGGGCAGCCTGAGAACACTCGATCTAATCCACTACATCAACGGTGCTCCCACGCAGGACTTGACTCTCAGTGAGAGCACCAGACTGATGGACCTGTCCCTCGACGACCTCACACTCAAAGCCACAAG GGATGGAAAGCCTGTTTCTCCCGGGCAGAAAAGTGTCTCTTTTCTTAACAACAATGTTAGCCCCAAGGTTTCATCCAGCATGAATG GGTTTCTTAAAGGAGAAGATCCAAGCGATACAGAGAGTCTAGCAGCACTTTGTCCTTCAGAG GAGGAGATCATACATCTGGATCTGGAGAAGCTGCAGGCAGGAGGTCTGGGGTTCTCTGTGATTGGAGGGGAAAGGGGGATCTTTGTCAAGTCCATCACCCCGGGAGGAATAGCAGAGTCCTCGAGGAAACTGCAAGTGGGAGACAGGCTGCTGAAA gTGAATGAGGAACTAATGACCGGCGTGTCCCACACCAAAGCCGTCACCACCATCCGTAAAGCTAAAGGCCTGGTACATCTTATAGTGTCCAGACCGCCAGACCAGAACCCAAACACATACCTGTCCTATCTGCCCATCAACTCGGACAAGTGCAATGGAAACACAG ATCTGAGTGAGGACAGTGGAGCAAAGACTCAGCCGTTTCCTCTCCGTAATGAGCTGAAGCGCGTCGGCTGCCCTGCCATACCACCAATAG ACTATGAAGATGATCCACTCGGACACAAAAGAGAGACGGAGCACAGCGCAGAGCTTTCAGAGGACACCGACTGTGATGGCTCTTCTTTACCTGAAGACTCCCCTGAG AGTTCCAGGAAAGTGGAAGTGGAAGACGATCCGAGGAGTGAAAA cTATCTGCAAATGAGTGTTGGACAGCCAGAGGAAGATGAAATCACATGGGGGAGTGACGAACTGCCAATTGAAAACATGAACTCCGAATCCAGAGATG ACGGGCCAATCATCACAGAGGATGAGCTGACCTCTTTGCCCCTCATCAAAGTGGTCCCTGATGGCCAGTACACAGGACCACAGCTCAACACTGTGGTCCGCATGATGAGGGGGCTTCTGGAGCAGAAAGTCCCGCTGCAGGAGTTTGAG AATCTTCAGAACCTCCAGCCGCTGGACGACTGTTTGATTGGTCAGacgaaggagaacaagaagaagaaccgCTACAAGAACATTGTTCCTT TTGACACAACTCGAGTTGTGCTGGGCAGAGACGGGGGCTACATCAATGCCAACTTCATAAATATGTCCGTGAAGGACGAGAACTATATGTACATCGCGTGTCAGGGTCCCTTACCCACAACTCTGGGGGACTTTTGGCAAATGGTCTGGGAGCAGAAGTCTAATGTGATCGCCATGATGACCCAGGAAGTAGAGGGTGGGAAAGTGAAATGTCAGCGTTACTGGCCGGACACGCCGAGGACAGCGGAGATGGTGGACGACCGGTTACAGATCACGCTGATCAAAGACCAATATCTCGACAACTTCGTCATCCGACTCATCGAGGTCAAAGATGTCCAG ACCAATGAAATACAACGCGTAACTCATCTGAACTACACGGGATGGCCGGACCACGGGACGCCCTCGCAACCCGAGCAGCTGCTCACCTTTATTTCCTACATGAGGCACGTCCATCGATCGGGGCCAATAGTCTCACACTGCAGCGCGGGCATCGGTCGATCAGGAACCCTCATCTGTATCGACGTGGTTCTGGGTCTCATCAGTAAAGATGCGGAT TTTGATCTTTCGGATGTGGTGAGGAACATGAGACTTCAGAGACAGGGAATGATCCAGACAGAG gagcAATATGTCTTCTGCTATCAAGTGATCCTGTATGTCCTCAGATGCCTTCAAGCAGAGGAAAACATCTCTGGATAG